A single window of Chitinophaga sp. XS-30 DNA harbors:
- a CDS encoding FecR family protein, which translates to MQQPVTIEYLVSDETFIACCLGTDPDAVAYWKQKEQEFPQHGSIFREARELVIALHGYGKAKEIAEETAKLKALLHQPEEITITATVPVEARRNRKWHLPAAAVLILLSAITCILIFRQPSASLVMARTGVGEIKKFMLPDGSSVWLNAESRIQYRETFGQQREVTLLEGEACFDVTHDTRKPFSVTTPSGMRVLDLGTVFSVKSYSGLEEESVGVVTGEVILSRSGHQEAISLKAGEGGTINKSSGSLRLMRYSPETAAWMNGRIVLNDVSFRELQLVLRNLYHMHLVFSDPAMADCRITTAFRHGENIREILRTLEIIYGITCTVNGNTIRLKGAPCSEILKNE; encoded by the coding sequence ATGCAGCAACCTGTTACCATTGAATACCTGGTAAGTGATGAAACTTTTATAGCCTGCTGTCTCGGAACAGATCCTGATGCCGTTGCGTACTGGAAGCAAAAAGAACAGGAATTCCCGCAGCACGGCAGCATATTCCGGGAAGCCAGGGAACTGGTCATCGCCCTGCATGGCTATGGGAAGGCAAAAGAAATAGCAGAAGAAACGGCAAAACTCAAAGCCCTGCTACATCAGCCGGAAGAGATCACCATCACCGCTACGGTACCTGTTGAAGCAAGAAGGAACCGGAAATGGCATTTGCCCGCAGCCGCAGTCCTGATACTCCTGTCTGCCATCACCTGTATCCTCATATTCCGGCAGCCTTCAGCTTCCCTGGTAATGGCGCGGACAGGCGTGGGGGAAATAAAAAAATTCATGCTGCCTGACGGCTCGTCTGTATGGCTGAATGCGGAAAGCCGTATTCAGTACAGGGAAACTTTCGGGCAGCAGCGGGAAGTAACCCTGCTGGAGGGTGAGGCCTGCTTTGATGTAACACATGACACCCGTAAACCTTTCTCCGTTACAACACCCTCCGGCATGCGTGTACTGGACCTCGGGACGGTATTCAGCGTGAAAAGCTATTCGGGACTGGAAGAAGAAAGCGTAGGTGTGGTAACAGGGGAAGTAATATTGAGCCGTTCAGGACATCAGGAAGCGATCAGCCTGAAAGCCGGCGAAGGTGGCACCATCAACAAAAGCTCGGGTTCACTCAGGCTCATGCGCTATTCACCCGAAACCGCAGCATGGATGAACGGCCGGATCGTATTGAATGATGTTAGTTTCAGGGAGCTGCAACTCGTACTCCGGAACTTGTACCATATGCATTTGGTGTTCAGCGACCCGGCCATGGCAGATTGCAGGATCACCACTGCTTTCCGCCACGGCGAAAATATCCGGGAGATACTACGCACTTTGGAAATTATCTATGGCATTACCTGTACCGTCAACGGAAATACCATCCGGCTGAAAGGCGCACCGTGCAGTGAAATTTTAAAGAATGAATAA
- a CDS encoding RNA polymerase sigma factor — MTNLDIRHLWHGLLQGDESLLYRLHNTLYTGILAYGLKFSSDRELVKDAINQTFLYLWQKRDSLPDAQSPQAYIFTAFKRRLIGMLENRQADPSSSGWPDTCDEPAETSHEQELVHRDDTFRLQEAVSAAIALLPPRKQQLIRLKYLEGLSYREITVRTGLSERTIYNKLHEAIKTLRAQLAGTDTPYPSVLTAQLALR; from the coding sequence ATGACCAACCTTGATATCAGACATTTGTGGCATGGTTTGTTGCAGGGAGATGAAAGCCTGCTTTACAGGTTGCATAACACGCTTTATACGGGAATACTGGCCTACGGGTTAAAATTCTCTTCCGATCGGGAACTGGTAAAAGACGCTATTAACCAGACCTTCCTGTACCTCTGGCAGAAACGCGACTCGCTCCCGGATGCGCAAAGTCCGCAGGCATACATTTTCACCGCTTTCAAGAGGCGGTTAATTGGCATGCTGGAAAACAGGCAGGCTGACCCTTCTTCATCAGGCTGGCCGGATACATGTGATGAACCGGCCGAAACTTCCCATGAGCAGGAGCTTGTTCATCGTGATGACACTTTTCGCTTGCAGGAAGCTGTATCCGCCGCTATAGCCTTGCTGCCTCCCCGGAAGCAACAACTTATCCGTCTGAAATATCTCGAAGGTCTCAGCTACAGGGAAATAACAGTCCGCACCGGCCTGAGCGAGCGCACTATCTACAATAAATTACACGAGGCCATCAAAACGCTGAGAGCCCAACTGGCCGGCACTGACACCCCCTACCCATCCGTGTTGACCGCACAATTGGCCCTGCGGTAA
- a CDS encoding DUF6850 family outer membrane beta-barrel protein yields the protein MTETHFTRVIFSGLLLILSATATAQTVSDSIWLYRPAQAAYRQAVSSVAGLASYPVANTGMLSLTGRIEDGGLRQAQVPQQHKDITFSTTGLRTIQRFRVYGKFTYQRSSQDSLSWSLMGIPDHMRPFYYASRKAGSFDRQLYDISGRIAYTLKEDRLYIGSGVTYLYHTAHRQEDPRPSVKNFSLVLKPELAWQQGRHVTGIMAMWGYGYESNSIKYMNPRYQFNYDSYPERRTWLMMGMGYMQPRASNSQQLDVRVRTWGSAVHHAYNGTDWQWKNSLSWERRLDKYGSPQSTTVKDLEWGTYTLDNYRLNLSAASGLQHTFNLEASYIRGDDKNTYSGSPLLPALNAQNYRNRFSSIVLDYGKTGVKNTGWGASIQWQQSEREDFVTAHSLQYSHLTPMVHGELYAGKQFYLQLKAGVRCPLTQMINVLPTQRTAFSMDVLFRDYYYWSSTAGTLQLHANYISRKIIDKMPAGVRLKIVYDRLLRETERTVADVPEIGAYRLQGALSFSLYL from the coding sequence ATGACCGAAACTCATTTTACCAGGGTAATATTTTCAGGATTGCTGCTGATACTGTCTGCAACCGCTACAGCGCAGACAGTATCAGACAGCATATGGCTGTACCGCCCGGCACAGGCTGCATACCGGCAAGCCGTCAGCTCAGTGGCGGGCCTGGCAAGCTATCCCGTTGCGAATACCGGCATGCTGTCGCTCACCGGGCGCATTGAGGATGGCGGACTGCGGCAGGCGCAAGTCCCTCAGCAACACAAGGATATTACCTTTTCAACAACCGGTTTACGTACCATACAACGGTTCAGGGTTTACGGAAAGTTCACTTATCAGCGCAGCAGCCAGGACAGCTTGTCCTGGTCACTGATGGGGATACCGGACCATATGCGCCCTTTTTATTATGCTTCCCGCAAGGCAGGCAGCTTCGACCGGCAATTGTATGATATCAGCGGCCGTATTGCCTATACGCTGAAAGAAGACCGGCTTTATATAGGATCGGGCGTAACATACCTTTACCATACCGCGCACCGTCAGGAAGATCCCAGACCATCTGTGAAGAATTTTTCACTGGTGCTGAAACCGGAACTGGCCTGGCAACAGGGCCGTCATGTTACCGGTATCATGGCCATGTGGGGATATGGCTATGAGAGCAACAGCATTAAATACATGAATCCCCGTTATCAGTTTAATTACGACAGTTATCCGGAACGGAGGACCTGGCTGATGATGGGGATGGGGTATATGCAACCCCGGGCGAGCAACAGCCAGCAGTTGGATGTGCGGGTACGCACATGGGGCAGTGCCGTGCATCATGCATATAACGGCACAGATTGGCAATGGAAGAACAGCCTTTCATGGGAACGCCGCCTGGACAAGTATGGCAGCCCCCAGTCAACCACCGTTAAAGATCTCGAATGGGGAACTTACACGCTGGATAATTATCGCCTGAACCTCAGTGCCGCAAGCGGCCTGCAGCATACATTTAACCTGGAAGCCAGCTATATCAGGGGAGACGACAAGAACACCTACAGCGGTTCCCCCCTGTTGCCAGCTCTCAACGCGCAGAATTACCGGAACCGCTTCAGCAGCATAGTGCTGGATTACGGCAAAACTGGTGTTAAAAACACAGGATGGGGAGCATCCATCCAATGGCAGCAGTCGGAACGGGAGGATTTTGTTACTGCTCATTCCCTGCAATATTCCCATCTCACGCCAATGGTGCATGGTGAATTATACGCGGGCAAACAGTTTTATCTGCAATTGAAAGCGGGTGTACGCTGCCCTTTAACACAAATGATCAACGTATTGCCAACGCAAAGAACAGCATTTTCGATGGACGTGTTATTCAGGGATTACTACTATTGGTCGTCCACTGCCGGAACATTGCAGCTGCATGCCAATTATATATCGCGGAAGATCATCGACAAAATGCCGGCGGGCGTTCGCCTGAAGATCGTATATGACCGCCTGCTCCGCGAAACGGAAAGAACCGTGGCAGATGTGCCGGAGATCGGTGCGTACCGCCTGCAGGGCGCATTAAGTTTTAGTCTTTATCTTTAA
- a CDS encoding TonB-dependent receptor domain-containing protein: protein MNKGIIICCLCFSCLITAGSYARQAQSERYNIGIKAGTLDEALRQLAGATGLNLTYNPLELRQVRVKAYAARQKSIQHILDNLLRGSGFTFRVNGSRVLIYKPREQNVTAAHAPLAEKAAEPQVLTGKVLDEKDQPLEFASVKVRETGSLLTTSNEGTFRLQVPPHITVARITVTYVGKRTEERLVEQKEYGQMQLFRLQDLSLSLEGVQVTGVQKAQQSNSSVVFDRESIEQSQAFSMADILNNLPGKEIKAPNLHEVQTLTLRTSANAGAAMNNSLGTAFIIDDILLSNNANMQTKSIGKYGGSLISQAGYGSFDVPFTGLDLRDIPVNNIERIEVISGVAPAQYGDITNGAVIIDRQAGKNKLQLGIGISGYSSQYSLSKGLALGRKWGALNLSANYLRSNENPVTNLQTYARTNLGLMWTDHFGENIKNTISVDYSFRNDDIKVDPEDIREKKTFIRSRNIRISNRTAFTIQHDYLKRISLSMGYSKGHQESYTQYAFNSDPRPMADKDTTGIYEGYYTPGIFTSIDHILGEPENFNGNLVFSGEASTGKVLHQLSAGANLYISNNGGKGVVVNPEAPRFANLNYQNERPYSFDLMPAIINSGYFLQDNFELMVSGRTLTTNAGLRYDVQNGQGTLQPRLNMAYSLNKTWQVTFGYGLATKAPTMAYRYPSPIYFDLPVLQVYDADPAKRVFLVYTEKLLPDNSALKPMRASQLEGGLKYKDARISSSLFLYYKRNRDGFTTADQFQTFRLPVYDYKIENNKLVYWQTDSVTTKLSAAMKYNKVTNGTSSNDIGVEWFISTKKIRSIQTSFSLVSSFSFSDFSNSNQRLKFAEADLQTLYNVMFGVYPATSYKYWSLTSKLNTTTHIPKLGFIVNISADMFITRQRKSLGSSQMPLGYADLQSNYYVFGPHADTDPIYTALGLYDAKDSEGSDPFYMNFHLQVAKEIRKKIRFSVRAYNVFNLRNRVLNRVTGDVRTLREPVSVSGEISFKF, encoded by the coding sequence ATGAATAAGGGGATCATCATATGTTGTTTATGCTTCAGCTGCCTGATAACAGCGGGAAGTTATGCCCGGCAGGCGCAGAGCGAACGTTATAACATCGGGATTAAAGCAGGTACCCTGGACGAAGCCCTCCGTCAGCTGGCCGGCGCCACAGGTTTGAACCTCACTTATAATCCCCTTGAGCTGCGGCAGGTGCGGGTAAAAGCATACGCCGCCAGGCAGAAAAGCATACAGCATATTCTTGACAACCTCCTGAGAGGAAGCGGCTTCACCTTCCGGGTAAATGGCTCCCGGGTGCTGATATACAAACCCAGGGAACAGAACGTAACAGCAGCCCATGCTCCGCTGGCAGAAAAGGCGGCGGAACCGCAAGTGCTGACCGGGAAAGTGCTGGATGAAAAAGATCAGCCGCTTGAGTTTGCTTCCGTGAAGGTCAGGGAAACCGGCAGCCTGCTGACCACCAGCAACGAGGGTACTTTCCGGCTGCAGGTACCGCCGCATATCACAGTGGCACGCATTACGGTAACATACGTCGGGAAACGAACAGAGGAAAGACTGGTCGAACAAAAAGAATATGGGCAAATGCAGCTTTTCCGGCTGCAGGACCTCAGCCTTTCTCTCGAAGGCGTACAGGTAACCGGTGTACAGAAAGCACAGCAATCCAATTCTTCCGTGGTATTCGACCGTGAATCCATCGAGCAGTCCCAGGCATTCAGCATGGCCGATATACTGAACAACCTCCCCGGCAAAGAGATCAAAGCGCCCAATCTGCATGAAGTGCAGACACTTACATTGCGTACGAGCGCCAACGCCGGCGCAGCGATGAACAACTCTCTCGGCACTGCATTTATCATTGACGACATCCTGCTTTCCAACAATGCCAACATGCAGACAAAGAGTATCGGAAAGTACGGCGGAAGCCTTATTTCACAGGCAGGTTACGGCAGCTTTGATGTTCCATTTACCGGTCTCGATCTGCGGGATATCCCGGTAAATAACATCGAGCGGATAGAAGTGATATCCGGCGTTGCCCCCGCGCAATACGGCGACATCACCAACGGCGCCGTGATCATAGACCGGCAGGCGGGTAAAAACAAATTACAATTGGGCATTGGCATCAGCGGATATTCTTCGCAATATTCACTTTCGAAAGGACTGGCGCTGGGCAGGAAATGGGGTGCACTGAACCTCTCCGCCAATTATCTGCGAAGCAACGAGAATCCCGTCACAAATCTGCAAACGTACGCCCGCACAAATCTTGGGCTTATGTGGACCGACCACTTCGGGGAGAATATCAAAAACACCATTTCCGTCGATTACAGTTTCCGTAATGATGATATAAAGGTGGACCCTGAAGATATCAGAGAGAAGAAAACATTTATCAGGAGCCGGAATATCCGCATATCAAACCGTACCGCTTTTACCATACAACATGACTACCTGAAACGAATCAGCCTCAGCATGGGTTACAGCAAAGGCCACCAGGAATCCTATACGCAATATGCATTCAACAGCGATCCCCGCCCCATGGCGGATAAAGACACCACCGGTATCTATGAAGGATATTACACCCCCGGCATCTTCACTTCAATAGATCATATTCTTGGAGAACCGGAAAACTTCAACGGCAACCTCGTCTTCAGCGGGGAGGCCAGCACAGGAAAGGTACTGCATCAGCTCAGCGCAGGTGCAAATCTGTATATCTCCAACAACGGCGGTAAGGGAGTGGTCGTAAATCCCGAAGCACCGCGCTTCGCCAACCTGAATTATCAGAATGAGCGCCCCTACAGCTTCGACCTGATGCCTGCCATCATCAACAGCGGCTACTTCCTGCAGGACAATTTCGAGTTGATGGTATCAGGGCGTACTTTAACCACGAACGCGGGCCTCCGGTATGATGTGCAGAACGGTCAGGGCACTTTGCAACCCCGTTTGAATATGGCTTATTCCCTGAACAAAACGTGGCAGGTGACCTTTGGATATGGTCTGGCCACCAAGGCTCCGACCATGGCTTATCGCTATCCTTCACCCATTTATTTTGACCTGCCGGTTCTGCAGGTATATGATGCCGATCCCGCCAAACGTGTATTCCTCGTGTACACGGAGAAACTGCTGCCGGACAACAGCGCGCTGAAACCGATGAGAGCAAGCCAGTTGGAAGGCGGCCTGAAATACAAGGATGCCCGGATCAGCAGTTCATTATTCCTGTATTATAAACGCAACCGGGATGGTTTCACAACCGCCGACCAGTTTCAAACATTCCGGCTGCCGGTATATGATTACAAGATCGAGAACAACAAGCTGGTGTATTGGCAGACAGACAGCGTGACTACCAAACTGAGCGCCGCTATGAAATATAACAAGGTCACGAATGGTACATCCAGCAATGATATCGGCGTAGAATGGTTCATCAGCACAAAGAAAATTAGATCCATACAGACCAGTTTCTCACTGGTATCCAGCTTCAGTTTCAGCGATTTCAGCAACAGTAACCAGCGGCTCAAATTCGCGGAAGCAGACCTGCAGACCCTGTACAATGTGATGTTCGGCGTTTACCCGGCTACCAGCTACAAATACTGGTCACTCACCAGCAAACTCAATACTACTACGCATATACCAAAACTGGGCTTTATCGTGAACATATCCGCTGACATGTTCATTACCCGGCAACGCAAAAGCCTCGGCAGCAGTCAAATGCCGCTGGGATATGCAGATCTGCAAAGCAACTATTACGTGTTCGGGCCCCATGCAGACACAGACCCGATCTACACCGCATTGGGACTATACGACGCAAAAGATTCCGAAGGCTCGGACCCGTTTTACATGAATTTTCATTTACAGGTAGCGAAAGAGATCAGGAAAAAGATCCGGTTCTCCGTACGCGCTTATAATGTGTTCAATTTGCGTAACCGGGTGCTTAACCGGGTCACCGGTGACGTCAGGACCTTACGTGAACCGGTCAGCGTTTCCGGTGAAATATCATTCAAATTCTAA
- a CDS encoding cytochrome-c peroxidase translates to MKSISIVFSMLMLIVFMCSLNPGTERGNRESDSLRALYERPISEWPRPVIDSGVQWEELVPLLPDTSLVTQLNDPQVNLGRMLFFDPRLSGSKQISCSSCHDPDLAWGDGRRVSLGHDHLQGSRNTPSLLNVAIHKQFFWDGRAASLEAQALNPIGTHHEMNMDPGVLPEKLREIAGYRQLFNAAYGNDSISVDRILGALAAFESTIRSRTSRFDHFINGNYKRLSDEEIHGLHLFRTKARCMNCHNGQFMTDNQFHNIGLTYYKRKYEDLGRYNVTGDPADVGRFRTPSLRDVMLTRPWMHNGLFDNIDGLINIYNSGMQMMKPKPGQENDPLFPRTDPLMQPLNLSAEEKKALVAFLHAITGVPYKMRRPELPE, encoded by the coding sequence ATGAAAAGTATATCAATTGTATTCTCCATGTTGATGCTGATCGTGTTCATGTGCTCATTGAACCCGGGAACAGAAAGGGGGAACAGGGAATCAGACAGTCTGAGAGCGTTATATGAGCGGCCCATAAGTGAGTGGCCCCGCCCGGTAATAGACAGCGGCGTGCAATGGGAAGAACTGGTCCCGCTGCTGCCCGATACCAGCCTTGTTACACAACTGAATGACCCGCAGGTTAACCTGGGAAGAATGCTTTTCTTTGATCCCCGCCTTTCGGGTTCGAAGCAGATATCCTGCAGCAGTTGCCATGACCCCGACCTGGCCTGGGGCGACGGGCGACGCGTATCACTCGGTCACGACCACCTCCAGGGTTCCCGGAATACCCCATCACTGCTGAATGTGGCCATCCACAAACAGTTTTTCTGGGACGGGCGGGCCGCCTCACTGGAAGCCCAGGCCCTCAATCCCATCGGTACACACCACGAAATGAATATGGACCCAGGCGTACTGCCGGAAAAACTCAGGGAAATAGCAGGTTACCGTCAATTATTCAACGCTGCGTATGGCAATGACAGCATCAGCGTGGATCGCATACTGGGAGCGCTTGCAGCGTTTGAAAGCACCATTCGCAGCCGCACCAGCCGTTTCGATCACTTTATAAACGGCAATTACAAGCGCCTTTCCGATGAAGAAATACACGGCCTCCATCTCTTCCGTACAAAAGCCCGCTGCATGAACTGCCATAACGGGCAATTTATGACGGACAACCAGTTCCATAATATCGGCCTTACTTATTATAAAAGGAAATATGAAGATCTCGGCCGCTACAACGTAACGGGAGACCCCGCCGACGTTGGCCGTTTCCGCACTCCGTCCCTGCGGGACGTCATGCTAACCCGCCCCTGGATGCATAACGGCCTTTTCGACAATATCGATGGCCTGATCAATATCTATAACAGCGGCATGCAAATGATGAAGCCCAAGCCCGGCCAGGAAAACGATCCCCTCTTTCCGCGGACGGACCCGCTGATGCAGCCACTCAATCTCAGCGCGGAAGAGAAAAAGGCCCTGGTAGCATTCCTGCACGCCATAACGGGCGTCCCGTATAAAATGAGACGGCCGGAGCTGCCGGAGTAA
- a CDS encoding DUF4876 domain-containing protein, protein MKRNICLALAGLLGLLTACSKKDSGLKPVSVTVKLSIAAEMGEMAIPYKGAVITISNLTTGQSYKDSLTEEKDQATFSSVVPGSYDVAVHLQVSAEDYEAVTGIRADGSVFFSGSANAQSAVADQNTITVGLRTGSGEGNWVIKQIYYAGSDNKDGALFRDQFIELYNNSAEVLYADSLYICQVEGVNTAMEKIDLTEPYYLPTGQWDWTKSPGMADANANTDYIYADALFRIPGNGTTYPVQPGKSIIIAATAINHKAPYIGVNGKEITVRNPDLTVDLSHADFDVYMGDQPGVNPLASDMNTNKTHLAVILNSNRDLVLDNPGREAVLIFKSGADITTWGAFKTPDNLTSGKLRLQMPKSAMNIFDIVEIQPTEQTKRCPKRVSLDLDAGFNYVTNGSYSSQALIRKTQKTEGGRIVLQDTNNSSIDFVTIHADPSGNAFAQ, encoded by the coding sequence ATGAAAAGAAATATCTGCCTCGCATTGGCAGGGTTGTTAGGATTACTTACAGCCTGTAGCAAGAAGGATAGTGGTCTCAAACCGGTATCCGTCACTGTTAAATTATCCATAGCCGCAGAGATGGGAGAAATGGCCATTCCTTATAAAGGAGCTGTGATCACTATTTCCAACCTTACCACCGGCCAGTCCTACAAAGACAGCCTGACAGAGGAAAAAGATCAGGCCACTTTTTCCAGTGTGGTCCCGGGTAGTTATGACGTGGCTGTACACCTCCAGGTTTCCGCCGAAGACTATGAAGCGGTAACCGGTATCAGGGCAGACGGTTCTGTGTTCTTTTCCGGCAGTGCGAATGCACAGTCTGCCGTTGCTGACCAGAACACCATCACCGTTGGCCTCCGTACAGGAAGCGGAGAAGGCAACTGGGTCATCAAACAGATCTATTACGCAGGCTCTGACAATAAGGACGGCGCGCTTTTCCGCGATCAATTCATCGAACTGTACAATAACTCAGCGGAAGTGTTGTATGCGGACAGTTTGTATATCTGCCAGGTGGAAGGTGTGAATACCGCTATGGAAAAAATCGATCTGACCGAACCATATTACCTGCCCACCGGCCAATGGGACTGGACGAAAAGCCCGGGTATGGCAGATGCAAATGCCAATACGGACTATATTTACGCAGATGCGCTGTTCCGCATCCCCGGCAACGGCACTACCTACCCGGTACAGCCCGGCAAAAGCATTATCATCGCTGCCACTGCAATCAATCACAAAGCACCTTACATCGGCGTTAACGGCAAGGAAATAACCGTACGCAACCCCGATCTGACCGTAGACCTGAGCCATGCGGATTTTGATGTATATATGGGAGACCAGCCCGGCGTAAACCCGCTCGCCTCCGATATGAATACCAATAAGACCCATCTTGCGGTTATCCTGAATTCCAACCGCGACCTGGTATTGGACAACCCGGGCAGGGAAGCCGTACTGATCTTTAAATCCGGTGCGGACATTACCACCTGGGGAGCATTCAAAACGCCGGACAACCTGACCTCCGGCAAACTGAGGTTGCAAATGCCTAAAAGTGCCATGAACATCTTCGATATAGTGGAAATTCAACCCACCGAGCAAACCAAACGTTGTCCCAAAAGGGTTTCACTTGACCTCGATGCGGGATTCAATTATGTAACTAACGGCTCTTATTCATCCCAGGCACTGATCCGCAAAACACAAAAAACAGAGGGTGGCAGAATAGTGCTGCAGGATACGAATAATTCATCTATAGATTTTGTGACCATACATGCAGACCCTTCCGGAAATGCATTTGCGCAATAA